In Acipenser ruthenus chromosome 1, fAciRut3.2 maternal haplotype, whole genome shotgun sequence, the genomic stretch TACTGCTTGGTTGCTACTTATCCTTTCATCACTGGGATCCATCTATCTGTGTTGTCTGGGGACTATTCCTGTGTGTGAGTAActtattttcttctgttttaaaaatcctgtgtttttttaagaaagaaaagCAGCATTTACAGAAGTTTACATTGCATATTGTTGGTGTCTTGCTTAATATTTCACTTTGCCTCATACAACATAATTGGGTTTTATTCCCTGTGTACCCTGCCTTTAAAAGAAGGATAGATGGTTCATTTAAATGAGTATAATCCGTTTTTACAAACTGATTACTCTATTTTGATAATGGTTTGGGAGGAAACTGTCAGTGACAGTAACAATTCTGagttttttctttgtaattgctttgatatttttgtggattagaaaaacaaacaaaccaaaaataaaaatcgcTTGAAGTGCACTGGATGACCTGACCACATTCTACCTTGACACCAACCAAAAAGGAAAGATCAATGGACGTGAGACTTTTGTGAGGTTGGTTAATTGACTCTTTAATGAGTAAGTAGGAGTAAAGCTGCAGTAAACCAAACCTTTTTACAACCATGGGTATAAGACTGTAAATCTCTTGAGTGAGGCATGAGATGTATCTGTCCCACTTTTATCACTCCTGAACCGAATGCGAAAAAAATTGTGATTTCCCAGAATGACCTGGGACCTTTTTGTTggctatattaaaaaaacaaacacccagAACAGACTGTCATGCTAATAAGTGGCGGTGGGAGACTAGTGGGACAAATAATTGCAATTTAATAGCTTTACAATTTTGTGTCTACACGGTACACTTTTTCAACACAAGATTTTTCTGGTAGTCTACCGGCGTAAATAAATGCTAATAACTGTGCCTCTCACACTGGTTCTTGgctgtttttaaattacaatttgtAAGCACTGAAATCTGTTTGTCATTGGCTTATGCTGAAAACCTTTTCACAAAATGACTAGGCTTTGCAAACAGTCTGAGCCAGCGGTAATACTGAGGTTCCTTGAAAAAAATGTTGTCTAGGATCCTGGATCTAGTCATTTTGATCACACATTAATCaaattaatgtgttttattttttaattgtattaatataaaACTAGTAAGCAACAGGTCAACATGTTCTATACCTGCTTTTACCTAAGTTGTTTCTTGAGAACAAAAATACTTTGAAGTGGGCTGAACCTGTTGCACATGACATGTTGCAGATATTTTGTAGTTTAATAGAGTCTAATTAACTTTCTATTATCTACCCGTTATTTTAGTCATTAGGGTTTTGTCCAGGTATTGCAATGCTCAGCTTTTATCAACCAGTGTGTAAAACATATATCTGCTTCATCAGGTGCCCAGCTCTGTATACTGATAGATGTTCATTTAGAAACATTTGCCATTCTTCTGGGGTATGAGGGGTTATCAGAGTGGCCTTATGATTAGTGTTCAACTCTATGTTACTTCTGTACACAGTATTGAACCCCTACAGTATGTGCAGTCTATCCAAGTATCTTTTCTCCTTTGGGTTCACAAAGagttgctttttttaatatacctTCATATGAATGTAATTAAAATGCGGTGGAGGTAACTTGAGAGTCTGCAGTGGAACCCACAAGGAGACTGCATTACAGTTTTGTAATGACTCATAACAAAAGACAAACAAGCTCTGTCTTCTCCGCTACCACCTGTCACTTACAATGTatacagttcattaaaaaaatacatacgttACTGAGGCGGGGAAAGAAATCCAAGCAATAACACTGTGAATGTTACTCTGTAGTACTTTAACCCTGCTTTAAATGAAAAGGTGCATTACACCTGTGTACAGCACTCACTTCAGTTCTACTGCATTTGGAGAAttttcatttacagtacagtaccatgAGGGTGCAATAAAGATGCTCTTGTTTCTTCTAACAATCTGGCAATGTTAGTAATGAAATGTATACGTCTTGGGGTTCTATCAAAATGTAAAGACTTCAATCGGTAATTACTTCATACCTACACTAATGCAGGTGAAAAGCAGGTTTGCGTCCATTTGTGCTTTATTTTTGGAAACCCGTACTGAAATTCTATTCTCACATTTTATGAAttaagtaaaatgtaataaattaaatttTTAAGGGAGAGCAAAGTTACCTACAATAACTGTAGTATTAGGTAAAGAAACATGTAATCTTGTTTAGAATTGTGTTtgcttgctagttttataacaaTATAATTGTTCACAGAATAGCTGCTGAAAAAAAGTTAGCTTTTCAATTGTTCAAATCCATGTCTCTACATATTTCCTTCacttattaattaaaaacaaattgacaacgtggatttttattttattgtattttattgccgtcaacaaaaaaaaccattatTTTTGGGTgtgaatttatttgtttttacatactTTACAGGTTTAAATTCAAATTTGCCTCCCTGCAtttgttaaatacattgtaacaagttTATGCAATTTTTGTAGGGCTTGATCAGCTATTTTCATGTGGCATTGTGGATTTGAAAGATTTCTGCTGTGATGCATGGTGGTGACATCATCGAAATAACTTCTGTAATAATCACAATGCCTTAGGGTAGTAACATCATAAGTTAATTTGTCGTGCTAAATCCAGGATGTGGTAAAATGTTTGGAATGAAGAAGTAAAACTGATTGTAGATTACTGTTTCATTTGCAGACTATTTGTTGAATCTTGAAAGGCATTCTCATCAACCAGCAAATCAGAGCCCTGTTATTATAAGCACATGACACCACTTCACAAGAGCAACAAACACAAGCTCAGCTTGATACAGCCTTAACTGGAAGGGAGCTTGCATCAAAGGAACCCTTTTCTATACATGAGGAGGCTTGGTGAGATACTGACATGATGACACCGATTTCCAGCCTAGAGGTGCTGGTGTGTCTGCTCTGCACCACACGCTGGGCGGAGGGCTCCTTTCTGAGAGTCAACAAAGGGATGAAGGTAATGAAAGGGCAATCAGCCTTCCTGGCAGAGGAAGACCTACAGTTTGACATCCCCAAAGAGAAGGACGCATGCAAGGTAGAGGTGGTCACCAACGAGCCCATCACCCAACGGGTGGGCAGGCTAACACCACAGGTACGTCTATGGGGTTTCTTATTCTTCTTACACGGCTTCGTTCTGGTACGTTTGTCACTTCAGTTACCTCAGCTTTTATCACAAATGGACTGCTCATTTGTGGCTGCTTAAAGTAATTTATTGAACATTGTTTACTTCCATCcttatgtgcagttttgaaagaaaaacatgttaaagcaaacagtttttttattattattttaaaaccagATATCTGATACTACACAAGGGTAAATAAATCTCTATTTGCTGGTAGTGTTgcatttccttggtcatttcatccCAAGGGTAAAATTGTCCACACCCCTTCAATGCTTTTTTTgctattaaccaaccagctgcgtCCCCTATCGACTGACATACTTTCAGCTTGTAACATGCATTGACTCAGGAGACAaggctgaggtgaaatgactgaGAGAATTGCATAGGAAATTAGTTACATAtatcaccattaaaaaaaaaaaaaaatacatgtttgccacATCATAGTCAACCCTAATTtaaatataagataattcaaggacatttgttaaatacaagcatttattaaacattatctatTAATTAATATGACAGAGACCAAAATACaaaatttctggtagtttaatctttataaaaaaaaacaaaagcacttaagcagtttcaaatatttgttacttttgcttttattatggcttcagacggttattataatttttaacaCTATGTTGAGGAAATCTGGGctcattctgtcttgcatatttccttcagctaagacagatacacaatgcttggctacagagTTTTTCATATctgtccaaagcatttctattgagATCTGGAGATCACAAAGGCAattccagaacttttattttcatttcttcaGGTtgtccagagttgacttagctgtatgctttgggtcgttgtcgtgCTGGAAGGTAAACTGTCAGCCAATCAGCCTATGAGCAGATGGCATCATTGTATTTTATAGAATGTTTTGCTagatggctgcattcattcaatcttcaatcacatcaatgtctccagtccctgaactgctagaACACCCCAATATCCTAATCGAACcatctccatgtttaactgtaggtacaagatgtggtacttcttgattattgctctgattgtgggttttggtattccatatttctctGATACCGTTATGTAGCTATGTCCTCCGTTGTAGTTTGCCACACATGCTTTTCTCAgacgtgaatccaactcctttgtcttaaTCATCACCTGTTGTGTTGCCAAAATATTCTAcctcaacagatgttggaaataattatctCTCAGCTATTGGCTGTGTAATGGTTTTtaatcaatgaatatattttttaattagttctattacatttttacatacttttaatgtaaaggtgccaatacttttgtcatgaacagatATCGAAATTGcttaaactaccagaaatggtGTTTTTGCCATATTAATTCATGGCTAATTTTCCCTAAATGCTTGTATTGTAGTTtgcttgaattattttattttaagtgtagggtgccaatactttcgTCTGCGACTGTACCTGGAAAACAGTTTATCCTATCAATATTATTAGCATAAAATATTGAGAGTATTCCATTTTTAGGTTATATTGTCTGTGTCATTCTTGAACAAACTTCCTCATTGAAATCCACTGAAAtcctgtgacaatgtgacctcCAGACCCACCTACTCTCTGTAAAAATCTTTGTGGGACTGGCATATTGTCATATGATTTGAAGCCATTGTGtaacaacagaacccagaaccactcctAATGATTGCAACCACCATACAATAGGGACATGTTTAACAGGAAATACAATTACATGTGAAGCTGATTACTCTTTAATTACAATTCTTTATAAGCCACTACCAACACTTGCGTTCTGTGCAATGGTTAAAATGTTACAGCTGGACAGAACAGAATGGACTGTGGGTTCATGTTAATAGGTTTGGTTACACAGAGAACaatttaaatgtctgtttttttgttttgtttttaagttctgGGTACAACCTCAAACCAGTCTACATTTTTGTGAATTGCAAAACCAAcacttattttgttgttttttttttttttttgtcgtgtgGGGACAGCTCTACTACAGTAATAACAGAATTATGTAAGCAAAGTTGAAATTTGTCTTAACTTTGAATGGAGTCTAGTTTACAAAAAGACACCAACTTCACACACATTAAGCACTGTTTTCATGTATTGGAGAGATAATTTTATAGTTATATTAGTAAGGTAACGTGACGGTAGGTGAGTTATTGAATAGCGCCctgaatttttgttttgttactttgcaGGTGTTTGATTGTCATTTTCTCCCAGATGAAGTGAAATATGTCCACAATGGCTGTCCAATTCTCAATGAAGACGGCATCTTACTTCGGCTATACAGGTATTTTATACtagagggaaaaaaaatataGCTTTTTGATTTGGGTAGGGCTTCAGTGCACAACAATCAACCTTAAAAAGATTGTATGCTctaatagttagtaagcatagcaaataatgatctaagcaaaaaCAACAGAGAATTGTTCAATATGCACATGATTATGAGACCCGTTCAATACGTACATAATGGGATATTAATCAAGTAAGGAATTATATATTTTAGGAACGTTTAGATGATAAAAACTATCCCCTTAAGATTTTCTTCACACATGTTGCAGGATGCACACTTATTTTTTGCCTGGAAGGAAAGTGTGACTCAAATCAGAGTTTACAAGTAAGATGTAACTCTGTTCACAGTTTATGACCTTTCACTGACTGGGACCAGGTCGGTTTAGTATCTGGGTCACAGCAGAGCTCTTCTAAAAACCTTAGAGGTACACCTTGCGCTTATATTGTGGACTTGATTTCAGGTTTACTGAGACAGAGACTTTCACAGAAATCTTCCACCTGCACGTGCATCTGATTGAACCTGACTGCAACATCATCACGCTGGGACCCAAGTCCTTGCAGGTGCCGGAGTTCTATGGCATCTCAAACGTGATTGACAGGAACTCGCTGTCCTTCGACTACGACCGGAAGCTGAATTTAGAGTGCACAGTCAGGGTGGCCACTCAGGAGACCCTTCTTCCTGTTCACGGACAGCTGGTCATCGGGGAACCTGAGAGGACGGAGCCTAGAGGAGATGAGCCACACAGTTTTGTCCCCATAGGCCAGAGAATAAGTAAGTGCTTAGATTTTATGTATCAACAAAtcgatttaataataataattattattattatttgtttatttagcagaggcctttatccaaggcgacttacagagactagggtgtgtgaactatgcatcagctgcagagtcacttacaattatgtctcacccgaaagacggagcacaaggaagttaagtgatttgctcagggtcacacagtcagtggctgaggtgggatttgaaccggggaccccctggttacaagcccttttctttactggaccacacagcctcctataatataGCATTATGTCTATTTACTGTTTACAGTCTACAGTAGGAAAGTATAGTATACTGTGGAAAATGGTCAAGACATTATGTGTTTTTCAGATAAACTCCTTAATAATTACTGTTTCCTGTTTCTAAAAATAATGTTCTAAACTTCACAAACATTCCTACTTACTTACGTTTACTTACGTTTACAGTACTTACGTTTTTCTCAGACCTGATTACTACTTCTgtaagaaaaaatataataataatttaatgagTCTAAAGAAATGATTAGTTGTGTAGACATGTAGAAATCTTAGGAAATCTTTTTCCATAAAAATCTGGGGAATTGAACTGCAAAGACTGAAATACAGTCGGTGTCGTGATAATCAGTGATAATCAGGAtgtctgcttaaatgggacaTAAATCTATTTATGTAATTTAATTGGGACttcacttcgtttaattgggatatagtattttcaaatgatgaacagagatcgcttttcagagcaagacaggtcgtgtagcacagtgcagtgagtatgtgattacgctgtgacttgggTAAATTGCTTAAACCAGGGGTctctctcaggctgctgttgcaaagaaagttggcatgtcaacatcacaggtacctcaccttgtgataagatgtgatttcattctttttcatttcatgtagaaataaaaacagcgattaattttgtttatgaataaaaagaaaaaacattgactcatattttaaatgatgtattgaacatttaatcataatgtgatgtgatttcattctttttcttttcattaataaaccaaaaagtgtgactaaggttgcCTCATCCGGTAAAGGCATTCTGCCCCGAGTGCAAGAATTGctctatagcttggagatcggcggtttgaatccaagctatgccactgctgaccgtggacgggagtttccagggggcggcgcacaattggtcaaGCACTGCCGGgtcggggtaggggttaggtcagctggggagCCCTTGGCTTatcgcacaccagtgacccctgtggctggccggccTGTACGCAAtccagaactgcgtggtcctctgacAATGTAAGGtctggatatggctgcatggcgggctcgCAGAGCgaaaaaaagcggacggctgacggcactcgtttcaGAGGACACAAGTGCTAATCTTTGTCTCTCCCaagttagttcgggggttgcagcggtgagccaggttgaataataattggacattccgaAATTttgagaaaattggaaaatgaatacaaataattgttcaatgaaaaaaatacaaaaaagaaatatcttgtttaattgggacagccgctaatactggatatttttccttctcccgagGTGTCCCGATAAAGCGACGCAGACTATACCTGACACTGGGAAAAAAAACTTCCTGCTAAACCATGTATTCCTGCTTTCCACAGTGAATAGGGCAGGAGCGAAGTGTAAAGATGACATCTGCCGGAAGGGACTGAAACTGGTTCAGACCACAAAAGTGAACTGTGATGACTTCTTACTGATGGGCCTGAGGTACCAGCACCTGGATCCACCCTCACCTGATATTGACTATATT encodes the following:
- the LOC117421254 gene encoding FRAS1-related extracellular matrix protein 1-like isoform X5 produces the protein MMTPISSLEVLVCLLCTTRWAEGSFLRVNKGMKVMKGQSAFLAEEDLQFDIPKEKDACKVEVVTNEPITQRVGRLTPQVFDCHFLPDEVKYVHNGCPILNEDGILLRLYRFTETETFTEIFHLHVHLIEPDCNIITLGPKSLQVPEFYGISNVIDRNSLSFDYDRKLNLECTVRVATQETLLPVHGQLVIGEPERTEPRGDEPHSFVPIGQRIMNRAGAKCKDDICRKGLKLVQTTKVNCDDFLLMGLRYQHLDPPSPDIDYIAIRLDLTDTRSRNIHKSEHAWIPVHIKNAIPNQPPKPAFMSMFILEVDQFILTPLTTGALDAEDSETPKSLLIFNITRPPPQGYITHLSDHTKPISSFTWNDLNDILIAYQPPNNSHTERRNYEVEFEVHDFFFKRSLPIMVHISIRTADTNAPRVSWNMGLDLLEGQSRPITWDQFQIVDNDNIKAVRLITVDGLQHGRLTGEKALCSP